The genomic interval TCTACCATCAGACTGCGTTTGCTCATCTGCTAGAATGATGTTGCTTCAATTCCAGAATACATTTTTCAGTAAAGTCAGTAGAGGTCATTCTACTTTGATTTTGCTTTGTGCAAAAATTTCATTTGTCAGTGCCATAGTCCCGTGCACCTGTGAAAGGCGTAGCGGCATCTGAAGAGGCATGCAGGAGCGTCTTGGAGTTCCCATGTGGTTTGTACAGTGACCTTAAGGGACGGCATGAAAACGGAACATACCATTGTCATGTGTGGTAACTGTGTCGTGATATGtttaaggataatgtaagttacaatgtacaggtgatgctgccGTGCATCATAGGCCATTAGTAAAGCTTCTTATACAAATAATGCATACACAGGGTGCGCAGGTACATAGAAAACTTGTAGGGTATCCACACAAACAACACTGATTATTTAATTTCCTCATTTATAACATTCAGGCTGCCTGTACGGAGCACAAAACAGGTGCACATTTGTCAACAGCACCAAAGGGCCCTTTGGGCAGTCTGAAGGATTTGGggagtaaaataaatgaaaaatctgtttgcggtgcctgtgtctcacctacttcccccATACTTCCCCTTATGTGTTGTGTAATCCTTTTTGCTATCCTAGGTGTgtctacattaaaagtggggtcatctggaccccacaacacagcgcgctgaactttttatttgtcAAGGATACtgaggacatatacaaagaaaattacatttctggatATTTCTACTGTCCCACCcatacatttctaatgaactcctgttgctATGGAGAAACCATGGCCCATAAAACCACAacgctttattttatttatttatttttattttggattaaaacggcacaatcataattaaaaaataaccttgaatgatttgaaaatagatcaaaccaTGATCGGAGTGGCCCTTTAGTGATCTCTTTTATGACCGTGTATGAAGCAGTGCCTACTTTTGATCGACTAACACACTGAGATCCTGCTTTTACAGAGAGGAGATGCAAGCTGAGGTCAACATACCAACACCAGAAACAGAGCTCTGCTCCACAACCCACAGGGACTACACCATCCCTGGATATGAGCCCTCCAGACCAAAAGCTGCACAGGTCTGTCTGCAAAGCTTTCATAGGCACATTCTtaaacacacatatacacaatCAGTATTCAAGAAGTAAAGATGCAAGCCAACATAAACACTGTGGCAAAATTAACCAACTTACTAATACATTCTTAAAAACATGCACATCTTTGATAATATCCTCTTTCATCATGTATATTTTGTCATCTGTCTCTTTCACAGATACATGATTATAAAACTGATGAGGCTATTACATTTTGGAGTGAAAACTACCAGCAGATCCAGGTATGTGAGGttatattaaagtttttaatcataatCAATAGGGAGgcaatgattcactttttctgcaatttgattcaaacctcaatttttggGTCCCAGTTTGGTTTCGGTTCAGTACATGATTTTTGTATTacaaaacaacagcagaaaaagtaaaaattccaaaaattcatttttaaagaatttgctAATGAGGAAGTAACAATGAAGAGAAACCTTTCAATTGGTTCAAGCCAAGCCTGGTGTATTGTGATATTCACTGTTGAACTGAGGCCAAATCACATGTGAATCATAGgatgatttgctgtggcgacccctgagaTGACCAGGGGCTGAAAGGAAGAATAAGAATGCTTGAATGAATTTCAGTGGCCCTCTGATCAGCTCTGTCTCTATTGGCCCTCTCGGAGAGGCTCTTCACGGATCCTTTCCGTTTCAAACACTGCTGCTGGGTGTATTTTTCCCTATATTCCTCTTTGAAAGTAACATAcatctataaataaatgtttgtaaattaCATAAGTGGAGAATATGTTACATATGTTTTGAAAAGACTCACCTGACAGGGTTAGGAGCAGTGGTAATAGGCTATTCAGAGCCACTGATCCATCATCTCCTGCTTACTTAAGATCATTtgcatgctaaaacaaaaattttaggTCTGTGAAACTGTAACAATCAAACCACAAATGTTTGAAAGTGTGTTATGTGACAGGGCGTGACCCCAGTGCGGACCCAAAAATCCCCATTCAGGAAGTCAGCGCTGTTCAGCACCCCCATCAGCGAACGACTGGATGAAATCGACCTCCCACTTGAAGACTGAGCAGTGCCTCGTATTTTCAGCTTTGTAATTCAACTATTCTTTTCAGAGCACTTGTTGATGTAGTGACCCACCTGATCTTGTGGATGCAGGAGCTGTGGAGTAGGACGGGTTTGACACAGAGGACACAGCTACTCTTCTCTCTTTTCATAGatgtattggattttttttaatggaaaacttAGTTGTTAATAAACATCTGTAATGAAAGGTTTCCCTTGATATGATTTCTGTATTTCCATGTAAAATCCAGACCACAAACTGGTCATTTATTTAACAGGCTGATTTCAGACAGATTTCTTTAGAAAActgctctttctgctcatttaaaAGAAACTGGTCTGCATTTTGAAGGATGTCTATGAGTTTGAGTAACAGAAAATATTCATCTGAAAGGTCCAAGCCAGCAGTGTCAAACGCTAAGTCTGCAGTGTCCAGAACCGACCTACTATGGGgtaatttactttatattatctGGAGTTCTTATGTTGCTTAGTAGAGGCGCACTGACTGACTCAGAGTAGACATGACCCAATACTGCCacagaaagagcagcagagcagcatCTGGGTCTGTCACCACCATGTTGATATGTTACTGGAATTTTACCTGCTGTTGTTTGGACACTGACACTCTCAACGCTTCTAAACGTCTTTGtcaaattcaagtttctgttttaaaaaaaatactgctacTTGACCCTCTTGTCTAtggcttgtttttttatttatgagaaaaaaaaaaacatatttaacccAGATTTAGGGGATTCAGGGGGTCAATCAGAAAATTTGCCCACCACCCCCTCAGGCACACTTTGGTTTGTTGCCCAGGACTAATAAGATGCATTGATGGTAAAACGTCtaggtttttaatttattcaatcaGTGGAATTAGGAACAAACAAGCAACACATAAATtaagaatatttatttcaacagcaattttagcagattttctttttaacattttgataaaTGGTTCATCaattagggctgcacggtggcgcagtggttagcgctcttgcctcacagcgagaaggcccggctgggggatttgggacctttctgtgtggagtttgcatgttctccccgtgcatgcgtgggttttcaccgaggactccggcttcctcccaccatccaaaaacatgcttcataggttcattggtgactctaaattgcccctaggtgtggatgtgggagtgaatgtgtgtgtgattgaggccctgtgacagactggagacctgtccagggtgaaccccgccttcgcctatcagtagccgggataggctccggcacccccgcgactccgaaagggaaaaagcagccaagaagatggatggatggttcaTCAATTAGTGCAGGGGTGGCCAAACCTGGTCCTCAAGaacctcaaccctgcctgtgtTCCAGCTCTCCCTGAACTGCTTGATGGTGTTtacctaaatcaggtgtgttcagtcaatcaggagccagctggTCATGGAGAACTTCGTTCTCTATCTTTGTTCCAATACTCACCTATAGTCATGAGCTCTAGATCGTgattaaaacaacaagatcccgactacaagcggctgaaaagagtttcctctggagggtggctgggtgctcccttagagataggagGAGAAGCTctgtcacctggagagagcttggagtagagccgcttctccatattcagaggagccagttgaggtggttcgggcatgtggtctggatgcctcctggacgcctccctggagaggtgttccgggcttgtcccactgggcggaggccctggggaagatCTGGGACACGATAGAGAGACTGTGTCTCTCtgctggtctgggaacgcctcggggtccccccagagtaactggaggaagtggctggggagagCGAAGTCCAGTACCCGGTACCAGATGAGCGGAATgagttggatggatggacgttTATTTCTACATGTTTGTGCAGTATGTTAACTGGTCTAGTCCCTTCGAGAAAAGATTAGGCCGTAGAAGAAGACCATGACCTCTAAGGTTAGTTTTAGCTTCGTTGTCAGGAGAGTCAGAAAGGCTCACACAGGCAGCGTAGacggccgtggtgcagcagtagggcggtGGACTCCAAGATTaggggtttgattcccgccttgcccgtcCATGTGtagaagtgtccttgggcaagacactgaaccccatattgcttctggtgggaggttggtgccagtgctcggcagcggagccatcacatgtgtgaatgtgtgtgtgaatgggtctgtgactgtgaagtgctttgggccttcaaggaaggcaGAAAAGCACTCTACAAGTATTCACCATTTACTTATGTGACAGCAACATACTTTTACAGAAGCAAAACTTAAACTTACAGCTATAAAACTTTTTCTGCATGTTCCAAACCTCCCTCAGTCAGTGCAGGTATCTGACAAACACCTTTGATATGATAAtatctgctgcttttcttctctGTTAACTAGGGTGCAGGCTCCGACTGGGTCTGCTAAGATAAAATCCCGTTCCTTCAATTAGTTTCTGGTGTTCCTCCGCAGAACAAGgctttacagtttgtttttctgcaggctttttgtagtttttaattatgactatcaGTCATCAACGAAAAGATAATGGAAAGATACTTCATTATTCTCTGAGAACTAACTAGAAAATTATCTTTAAAGTCTATTTCCTCACATCCGTGCACTCACAGGAGCGAGACTCTCTTCACCGCATGGGCTACAGGCTCATTTGTGTTCTGTCAATCACCACACAATTCCAGATGTACTGATCCTCTCTGAGCCGTCAGCTGGGATTACTTGGCGGTAGCTATGGCGACAAATAATTTCAGCTCCTATTTATGCAGCAGATCCTCTCCAAACATTTCATTATCTCACAGGATGATACAGGAAAACCAATTTGCTTGTGAAACTACGGGTCTCTGGAGCAAACTCCAGCATTCCAAATGacagttaaaaagttttgcATCACGGTGTTGCATGTGTCTGCAGGTCTAGAGTATTTGGAGGGGAGCTACGTTACCTACGATACATGGCAATACACGACCCTGGAGGGGTTGATCAGGTCCCAGCTTGTGTTCAGGTACCCATCCATGGTTGCCCCCCTCTTAATCCACAGCCAAATACTTCTACCACCTCAGTGACCTCCTGAATGGCCCTTTACCTGCTGGCCCCAGTGATGCTCAGCATGATGTATGCTCAGCAAAGTAACTGGTCTATGAACCCCCTGCATCCCACCTTGCTCGTAAATTGATGTTTCGGCACTCCTCTACTAAATCAGCACACTTTGCCCTCTTCCTGTCATTCGCCGTTCAATTCCAGAAGAACTATCTGCTTGGAGACTTCTGAGATGAGCAACATATCTGGCCTCAGGATTGTAGTGGTGATGGTTTCTGGAAATATAATTTGCTTTTCAAGGTGAACTATTAGCTCCCAGTCTTGTGTTGTTATTACCACACCTCTGACTCTGGCAGCTAGCGGTGGCGTTTCCCCAGCCCGGACTAAGGCGCTGGTGTTCTTAGCTGAGCGGAGTGGCCTACAATGGTTAATGCCACTTATGGTGTTGGCTATTGCCTTCAGGACTTGATCATGGCGCCAGCGGTAGTGTCTCTTGTCCAGGTACTTCGGACAGCTTGCTGAGGATGTGCTCCCCCTCTTCAGGTACAGTTTGTAGACCGGTGACTCCACCCTTCCCCAAGAACAAGTTGTAGGGGCTTGGTAGGACGTCATAGACCAACAGTATCCGGAAACGTATACGATGTGGCTCAGATTTCCACAACTCCACCCTTCACACCTTGTGTTCCACTGAATGCTCCCATCTTATCCACGCTCCCTGCTGAGGCGTTCTGACCACCCTACTGGCTCTCCCTCTTCTATTATTGCCTGCACCTCTATCTGTAGCAGTGATCCCCTGTCCTTCACTTGCACCTCCTCCTGGGTGTATCAtcttaaaactaaatatattcaaaaatatcaaatatataaCATGGTTACCACATAAGGATGTCTCAGAGAGGCGGACTCTCCCCGGTAAAGAAGAGCAGTTGCGTTCCAACGTATGAAAGAAAGAGCAAtaacacaatatttaaaaaaaatgctcttaaATGTCAAACTGCAATCTTTAATATAATAGATCATCATCAGACAATTTAGAGAAATTGGAGAAATCGCTTTGTAGAACTTAATCCTAGACAGAATCTCAGGACCTCCATGTCCACACGATGGACCTGCTGCACTGTGGTAACCATGGTAATCACGCTTTTCACCAAAACTTCTAATTCCTGCAATTGCATCACcctataaagacccactctgatgaaaatggtcgttttaacatgttcttgtagcatttgtttgatgatggaggacacagataaagaaaatgaagattaaaacaacattacttctttattcaaattgtgactcatgagcagaaaacaaactatgtttgaaaaagatcttatttgaGACATAAACAAGAGGCTCGGTGAGCCACAAGTAACATGGTTTCTCTACCGTTTGGTTGATCaaggtgtcaaagggttaaaaattagtttttattccatttaaatGAAAAGGCTGTTACTTTTCCAGACTTTGGTTgtatgttccttttttttttttttttaataatcaatttCAAGACAGTTTCCAGGCTCTGATCCAGACACAGCCGTTTAGAAAgcagctaaattaatttttttttagatgcttCCACTTTGTATCACCTGAGTGGGCGTGTCTCTTAGAGGTCACAACAGCAGTTAATGATCTGTGAATTCCATGTTTGTCTTCAATTGTTGGAAAATTCTTCCACTAAAGAAAACTTAAAGACAGATCTTTTGAAGACTTCTCTGTAGAATTCAGATGTATTAAACCATGAGGAAAGATTGGAATATAAACCCGTTAGCTGTTCTGAAGCTTAACGGGAGTCTTTAACAGGAAAATTAATTAACAGGTTGCAGGTGAACTTTAATCCAGATTCCCAAAAGGTTTCTGAACCTAATGCATCAATGCGAagaacattttccttttctgcGGTGACAGCTCATGCTTTATAAATACTTTCTGTCCTGAAATGGCATGAAAACACCTGCAGGAGCGTAGTTGGGGGAAAGTGGTCCAGATCTGCTCTGGAtctctatggagctaaattggggccaatattatttgaaacccaaataaaacaaattgaaaaaaatattaatgtttggcccaaaaaaatgtaaaatatctgaaactttttgtcattcgaaaataaacataattatttccAGCTTTAAGtgctctgttttttaggtttaaaactctaaattcCAATtccaaaaacttttctcaaaaatattttttcagtttcaattttttttcccaatttcaaCTCTTTCTAGAAAACCTTTGGCCACAACGGGGCCacaagttttgaaactgaaatttttagattcggaaaaaaaaagaaaagtgaaaaaaagttttgtaattgaatttttgagttttgaaacctaaaaaacagaaaataattacgtttgttttataatagtaaaaagtttcggacattttatattttttaggccaaataccaatatttgtttttgtatgttttatttgggtttcagataatattggccccaatttagttCCATAGTTCTGCAAATGTTGTGCTTGTAGGAAAAGGACTTCCACCTCATCAGGGCTGGCTCAGAAAAAGAACTCCGTAAATGTAAAAGGAGTGTCTTACTCCATTtattcaacaaaatattttacagtgggatatacatatatatatactgtgtgTGTATGTACTGTCTGTATAGAGTGTTTTGCTCAAGTTACATAGTTAATGAACCGCTGCAGTGACAGTGATTGCATTTCTGTGCCATCAAACTTTAATGGATCTTTCCAGGAAATACTAATAAATCATCAACTTTCAAACAAATACCAATTTAACGTAGAAAGcacaaaaataggattttctCCATGAAAAACAGCCACTTTTACCACATCAAAAATCTTCATATAAAAGCACTCGTCCTTAATTGTCTTTCAGTGACAGCCAGCAGGTAATAAATATACCTGGAGCTCCCTCAGCTTTTGTGGAAGGCTGCTGTTTGCCTTTCCTTTGCGGGAAATCACTGTTATGGACTTATTCTAGAACAAATAAAGTCATGGCTCGGCCGGTAGAGCGGGCGGCTCAGATAACGTACACATCAGTCTTCTCCCCAAGAAGCCAATATGTTCTCATTTTACCTTTGccctgcaaaacacaaaaaggagaaatcaaTATCTTCATCGATGCAGGAGGACGGATATCCCTGGTTACAGCGCCCTTTGTTCGCCAGTGAGCGATATGTTCCCACTTTAGGTGACACATCCTTCACTTTTCGCAATCTGACGATGAAGCTCTGagttttcaaaaactttgtggtGTTTGAATAGAAATATTCTGCTGCTTTTCCACATGTTTTTGCCTTCAGAAGCTGTCTGTGCTTTGTAGCTCTAAGTTCGTAGGAAATATGTGATATTTGgggctttttttcccaaaagtttttctttatttgcctTTTCACTGACTCAGAGGCTTTGTTGAAGAGTGCCTGCCCTAAGACTGGAAGATTGTGAGTTCAACTCCACAGCTGAGTCACTAAAAGACTAGAAATGGGAcccacactgcaaaaacaggccatGAAAAATAAGTAGAAGTtctcacattttgaaaaattgtttttaaataagaaaaaagtaaaataaaggaaaaacaaaacaaatctgccaatggggttTGAAAAACAGTCTTACCaacaattcttattttaagaaaaaacttcCAGTGACTAAGACATGTTTTCGActattttattgttgaaaagCGTTCCtgataagattattttccctgcaaaaaaataaaaaatatgcaagattcttttattttcctaagATTCTGGTTTGGTATATTTCATAAGCTTCCCTGCTTGACTCTCAGACGTAAAGGGTTGGATTTGGGGGGGTTGAACTACCAAATGTTTGCTATATGTGCAGCTCTCTGTTTCCTCAGagcgggggtgtcaaactcaatcaccaaaatccaaaacacaccatacTGGGCCTAACACAATTtactgcattgacatgatcctatgaTGTAggttgtcttattttgaaaggaagtcatgcaaagttctgtcaaaagttataaactatttcatattttttaagctattttctcttcatgtttatattttatttatgtaaaaatagtttatttaaatgtatcatgtcagcagcaaaacaaataaacataaatcagAATCGTATTTTTCCAAAGgttgagtgaagactttgtggctcctactgttaacaaataaacctgaaatattctttaagtgttgaaggttgcagactcctggtttacTGTTTCCACTTTTTCTCTGCTGCCTCATCAAACTTCAGCAGCTTCTATCCATCCTTTTTCAGAACCTGAATCTCTTTTAGGGTTTGGGGTTGTTGGAGCCAACCAAGTCAAAGGTTAATTGACGTCTAAATTCTACCTTagatgtgagtgtgtgtagCGTTGTGATGGACTGACGAACTGTTCACGGTgtggggataggctccagtaaccccTGACCAGGACGAAGCCGGTTTAGAATATGGATTGATGTTacttttctgatcatttttctacttttaaagaCTGAATTTGCTCAATGTAAACtgtaaatttactttttgtatttaagtGAGGTCTAGAGTCTCACCTTCATTTCTACGTCCCCTCGTAACTGAAGGTTAAAGTAACAAAACTCATCCAGCACTTCTTTGGTGGCTGAAGATACATGGATCTTTAAggctgaaaaacaaatgtaaatgtgagaaaaaaaaaaacatggagacattctttttatatactttttacACAGGGAGCTAAATTCTCAACAGAAAACATCAATTTATGGAAAAGAAACCAGACATCGTCTCTGGTGCTTTGAGCACTCACCTTCTCCGTTTGACTCCATCCGGGAGGCTGTGTTGACAGTGTCTCCAAACAGACAGTATCTGGGCATTTTCAGACCAACCACACCGGCGCACACCGGACctagaaaacacacatttccatCGCAGTCACTACCGAGTTTAGCCATAGTCACGGAGCAAAGGAGCGTTTGTGCACGGCCGCATCAATGGAAGAGTTGCATGGACCCACTTCACTCAGCTCTCTGGTCCTTTTGGAGCTTTGCTCTGAAGACAGAAAATTCTTCATTTTAGCCGTCAACACTCATGAGCTGAATATGAAGAACTTATTGGGTTTAATCTTTATTAAGCAATTTGCtcctaatttttgttttggaatGTTGACTCACCTAATTACaaataccgtatttttcagACTGTAAGTTGCAGAAgcccaaaaaatgcataaaaaagaagaaaaaacatgtacTTGTACTGGAGTAAAAGTCGGACTTTTGAGAGAAACGTATTCAACAACACTGACAAACATTTCATCTTAAAAAGGCAAATCATAACAGTATAGAAAACAATACTCGACTGATATATGGTTCCCTACCAAAACATGTTTATGCTTATTTAGATTCATGAAAAATATAGGGCTGagtatcaattataatttcaagaaacgattcgattcagatttttttttctattatttcaattcttcaattcaagtcgatttttttgtttacacatttagacatatttgtttagaaatacattaataatctactatatgatttgaatatatttatattaatctgatccNNNNNNNNNNNNNNNNNNNNNNNNNNNNNNNNNNNNNNNNNNNNNNNNNGGTCAAAACCGACCCGTTAACATCAGAGATGGTAACAGAAAGCGAACACAAGAGGAaggttaatatcatccagtgttacatagattctctaaaggagaagttctaactaaaatattcagatcattaacattgtaaacattgttctgcctctcctggagagcgtttcagtttggacactaggtggagatcgtGCTAAAGCATTGATCAAAATCTCTATCacagattaaaaataagtttaagtCTATTTTAGACCCCTGagggcgttaataaatattaacacgttaattTTGATTAATTGAGTGCGTTAAGGTgtcaactttcacagccctaatctTCATCCATTCTTCTTTAGAAAAGTCTTTCAGTTCGGGGATGTCTGTTACACTCTGCTCTgttcaggggcccgtttcaagaagcaggttcaacaaatttagagttcaaacctgaacttagagtcactggactcaaaattctcaaactcagggttttcggtttcagaacagctgaaaatgtttgattcaatcaacttgaagttgtcagaaccagaatcaggtgtgagcatcgcgaccattaaaagccctgatcaatggagcaaagacagcatgattcaccatggaaACGGGGACAAACATCTGAGTACTTCCGGTGGCGGAAATTGATAGATAATTGATAGATACGGGccgttccttcaagcatatgcgactataggagaacattttcatcaagaaaagcaacacagctgcagcggtagaacagagagaaaatatctgcagttatttgaatgattccaaataatgaataaataatgtcaggaaggttattttgtcacttgttgagtaaggagtggtttttgatctgttactaatttaaccagtaatctctgtaatcgcatgaatgaccagttttggtcaCCAGTTTCCTGCAACTGATTGTGAAAGACAGGAGAGTCTGAATCTAAAAGTGTTTTGTAAAGTTTCTCACGGCGCCCATTCCTCTCACAGATTCACATTTCCTTCTTTCCTCGGTTGTCTTTGGTCACTGACCTCCCCGTCCTCCTCCTTTCAGATCATCACGGCTCTGGAGGAGGCTGGTCAGGCTGCAGCAGATCGCCACTGCTGTGGAAAACAAGGTGACCGACCTATGACCCTCAGAGCTCCGCCTGTCCTTCAACAGATGTAGTAAGTTTCTCTTTCTGATCCTTCAGAAGTTGGGActataaacactgaaaaagtgaGATTGAAGCTCCTAAAGGTTTTGTGGGTGGTTCTTAAAAGAGCCATTGTGGGTCAGTCCTTGGagaaccaaaaacatgattctgCCTTGGATCTGTTCCCCAATCAGGAAAGTGGATCAAGAAGGAGTCTCTGAGCCTCTCTGGAAGACTTGTTGGCAGCAGTTCATGTCAGGCTGTGCTTCCGTTAGCACAGCTTCAATCACTGCCGGTTCCTGTGCTGCTGAGTGAATGAAGCTGTGAGGAACAGATGTTACCTTTACACTCTGCTCCACAACTCCTGGGTGGACTTAAAGCAGGCCTTGATACAGAGGCCACTGCTCAGACAGCATCCAAAAAGCACTCTTCACAACCAGTGGGGCTGGGGAAAGGTTGTAGTTAAAGATGCACCTCTGTGGGGGAAGGGGCCCCCCAGGAAATGTTTGCATCAAATCGTGTTTCTGCCACCAAGACAGGAAAGGCGTCCTCTGTGCTCCTCAGGGACTGGAGTCTGGTTGAAGATAGAACGTTGAATATTCCTCTGTGAAGCCTTTGACCAAATATGGAGTTTACACGCCATCATCAAAGACGATGATCCGTAGTCATCAAACAAGTCACATGATTGAGTCAGtagagggtgggggaggggtagATATGCATCANNNNNNNNNNNNNNNNNNNNNNNNNNNNNNNNNNNNNNNNNNNNNNNNNNNNNNNNNNNNNNNNNNNNNNNNNNNNNNNNNNNNNNNNNNNNNNNNNNNNNNNNNNNNNNNNNNNNNNNNNNNNNNNNNNNNNNNNNNNNNNNNNNNNNNN from Oryzias melastigma strain HK-1 linkage group LG12, ASM292280v2, whole genome shotgun sequence carries:
- the spag8 gene encoding sperm associated antigen 8 isoform X1; amino-acid sequence: MNAESSSPTGRKQEDLQRGGSEQGAAACSSKDSRSRAEKGSHKGIFAVDQEAKMETTTTSKATYVAAQRPGGRMLGTRRELLEKQIIQMIREEMQAEVNIPTPETELCSTTHRDYTIPGYEPSRPKAAQIHDYKTDEAITFWSENYQQIQGVTPVRTQKSPFRKSALFSTPISERLDEIDLPLED